The following nucleotide sequence is from Tachyglossus aculeatus isolate mTacAcu1 chromosome 11, mTacAcu1.pri, whole genome shotgun sequence.
CGTCAACAGAACGAATACGCAGGATGGCCGCGGTGATGCAGCCGTAGGAGGCCAGGATGAGGCCCAGGCAGGTGAGGGCCAGGCAGCCGACATCCACTATGGTGACCAGCTCGTTCAGGGCCGTGTCTGCGCAGGCCAGGCGCAGCACGGccgggatgtcgcagaagaaggAGTCCACGCGGTTGGGCCCGCAGAAGGGAAGGCGGAACACGAGGCCCGTCTGCAGGAGCGAGTGGAGCCCGCCGCCCAGCCAGGCGCCCAGCGCCAGTGACCCGCAGACCCTCTGGGTCATGAGGGTGGCATAACGCAGAGGCCGGCAGATGGCTAGGAAGCGGTCAAAGGCCATCACGGTGTACAGGAAGCACTCGGCGCTGCCCAGGAAGTGGAAGGCGAAGAGCTGGGCTGCGCAGCCCCCGAACGAGATGACCCCGCTCCCCGGCAGGAAGCCGGCCAGCATCCTGGGGACGATGGCGGAGGAGATGGTCATGTCCAGGAGTGACAGATGGCACAGGAACCAGTACATGGGGCGGTGCAGCTTGGCGTCCAGAAGGATGGCCGCGATGATGACGCCGTTGCCAGAGAGGGTCAGCAGGTAGGTGACGAGGAAGCCCAGGAAGAGCGGAACCCCCAGCTCCGGGGGGTGAGGGAGCCCCACCAGGATGAAGTCCGTCACGGTCGTCCGGTTCTCGCCGGCCATGGCGCCGGGTTGCCCTCCTGACAGAGAAGCCGGCCTCTACGGTCAGAGCGGGGCAGTCCCCCTGGCAAGGGGCTGCCCGGTTCACCCCTGTGTGCTCCAGAGGGAGACCTGCCCCTCGCCCTCCCCGCTCCCATTCTTCCAGCCACCATCCCCGGTCCTGCCCCCTGAAAATTCCCACTCCCTCGGCTCCCGGGGTCAGCCTGTGAgggcagagagatcagggcccTGTGAGAGTGAGGACCGAGTCGTGGGCTGTTAAACCCCCCAGGAGTCCCGGGTCTGAAAGGAGCCTGTGGCCAGCAGCCCAGCTCCCCGACAAGCTGGGTGGGAGGAGACTGATAGTGGCTGAGGTGCTTCCCTTTGTTCCCAAAAACAAGCTGTGGGACTTTTCCGGAGCCAAGGCTGATGTCAGCGACATCTTGGCCCCATCCCCAGGTTCCTGTCACCCGCCCACTCGGGGACCCCCTTAGGAAAACCAGGGGAAGGAGAATCTCCCTCAGGAAGGGCCCGCCACGTTGCCCTGCCCCTTCTCGCCCCCACTCCCACAGGGGAAGGGACAAGGAGAGGGAAATTCTGGT
It contains:
- the LOC119934122 gene encoding olfactory receptor 10G6-like produces the protein MAGENRTTVTDFILVGLPHPPELGVPLFLGFLVTYLLTLSGNGVIIAAILLDAKLHRPMYWFLCHLSLLDMTISSAIVPRMLAGFLPGSGVISFGGCAAQLFAFHFLGSAECFLYTVMAFDRFLAICRPLRYATLMTQRVCGSLALGAWLGGGLHSLLQTGLVFRLPFCGPNRVDSFFCDIPAVLRLACADTALNELVTIVDVGCLALTCLGLILASYGCITAAILRIRSVDGRRQAASTCASHLAVVATYYGPCAFTYLRPGARDPLDGVVTVFYTVITPLLNPLIYTLRNRDMKAALGRLGGRKDVLPR